Proteins found in one Flavobacterium channae genomic segment:
- a CDS encoding O-antigen ligase family protein: MAIIYNFLKNVWNNLLNESKTNISFLPLILLMVTIPLPLGINNIFLVLFVLTAILNKNKRNLSFSWLYILPIVLFVWMGLSYFWSIDTARTLNAIPKEIGLLLLPVVFLWIPYSNQQKDKAISVYSYTMVLYVVYYLLRAVVRYIITQDSNVFFYHGEYEDDFGLVPKMLNAIHFSVFVSIAFFYFLTHEVKTKINLFITFLLFGFIVLLSSKNIILVVVALIILYFLFYSKIANKMRLRNLMVMVFIIGLIFSFGKIKERFLTEFQQNTAKSLSDNVIKKSVQNVHNISIYEAWNNEKFYPNAFFPGTAFRVYQARIFLELLQEEPIFWKGFGLNATLKKTEEKGKKYNVFLGDEITEGYQKKNFHNQYIQNFVDLGVVGFFLLLLMVILNIKNALKSKDFIHIAFSILMISLFLTESFLWRQRGVIFFMVFYCLFNISAQFKIERK; encoded by the coding sequence ATGGCGATTATTTACAACTTTTTGAAAAATGTATGGAACAATCTTCTAAACGAAAGTAAAACGAACATTTCTTTTTTACCTTTAATTTTATTAATGGTAACAATTCCATTACCATTAGGGATAAATAATATCTTTTTAGTACTATTTGTTTTAACTGCTATTTTAAACAAGAATAAAAGAAATTTATCTTTTTCATGGTTGTATATTTTGCCTATTGTACTCTTTGTATGGATGGGCTTGTCTTATTTTTGGTCTATTGATACAGCAAGAACTTTAAATGCAATACCCAAAGAAATAGGACTTCTTTTATTACCTGTTGTTTTTTTATGGATTCCTTATTCTAATCAACAAAAAGATAAAGCCATAAGTGTTTATAGTTACACTATGGTTCTTTATGTTGTTTATTATTTACTAAGAGCTGTTGTAAGATATATAATTACCCAAGATAGTAATGTTTTTTTCTATCACGGCGAATATGAAGATGACTTTGGATTAGTTCCTAAAATGTTAAATGCTATCCATTTTTCAGTATTTGTTTCCATTGCATTTTTTTATTTTTTAACACATGAAGTAAAAACAAAGATAAATTTGTTTATTACTTTTTTATTGTTTGGTTTTATTGTTTTATTGTCTTCAAAAAACATAATTTTAGTAGTAGTAGCTCTAATAATTCTGTATTTTCTATTTTATTCTAAAATCGCTAATAAAATGCGATTAAGAAACTTAATGGTTATGGTGTTCATAATCGGATTGATTTTTTCTTTTGGAAAGATAAAAGAACGTTTTCTTACTGAATTTCAACAAAACACAGCAAAAAGTTTATCAGATAATGTTATAAAAAAGAGCGTTCAAAATGTTCATAACATAAGTATTTATGAAGCATGGAATAATGAAAAGTTTTATCCTAATGCATTTTTTCCGGGAACTGCTTTTAGAGTATATCAGGCTCGAATATTTTTAGAACTTCTTCAAGAAGAGCCTATTTTTTGGAAAGGATTTGGATTAAATGCCACTTTAAAGAAAACAGAAGAAAAAGGAAAAAAATACAATGTTTTTCTTGGTGATGAAATTACCGAAGGCTACCAAAAGAAGAATTTTCACAACCAATACATTCAAAATTTTGTTGATTTAGGTGTTGTAGGATTTTTTTTGTTGTTATTAATGGTTATTTTAAATATAAAAAACGCATTAAAAAGTAAAGATTTTATTCATATTGCTTTTTCAATTCTAATGATAAGCTTATTTTTGACAGAATCTTTTTTATGGAGACAGAGAGGTGTTATCTTTTTTATGGTATTTTATTGCCTTTTTAACATTTCCGCACAATTTAAAATTGAGAGAAAATAA
- a CDS encoding DUF1972 domain-containing protein yields MKIAILGTRGVPNYYGGFEQFAEFFSVYLANKGHEVYCYNSHNHPFQEKIFNGVHIIHQHDPEYKYGTFGQFIYDYNCIIDARKRNFDIILQLGYTSNSIWFFLMPKKTINIINMDGLEWKRSKYSWPVQQFLKVAEWLAAKSGDYLVADSLGIQSFLKKKYKKESTYIAYGAHLFDSPNEEILKQYQVESGNYNMIMARFEPENNLDMVLEGVALNNEDQTPILVIGKHETKYGAYLKDKYKNYSNIRFIGGVYNLEHLNNLRYYSNLYFHGHSVGGTNPSLLEAMASQALVIAHNNDFNKGVLKENAYYFSNPTEVKKILNIIKKSDNLHFIKNNYQAIANDFNWEKINGDYLQLFEKCMEQSSKRK; encoded by the coding sequence ATGAAAATTGCTATTTTAGGAACGCGTGGCGTTCCCAATTATTACGGAGGATTTGAACAATTTGCAGAATTTTTTTCTGTGTATTTAGCAAATAAAGGTCACGAAGTTTATTGTTATAATTCACATAATCACCCATTTCAAGAAAAAATCTTTAATGGTGTTCATATAATACATCAACATGATCCTGAATACAAGTATGGTACTTTTGGGCAATTCATTTATGATTATAATTGTATAATTGATGCGCGTAAACGTAATTTTGATATCATCTTACAATTGGGGTACACTAGTAATTCTATTTGGTTCTTTTTAATGCCAAAGAAAACCATAAACATTATTAATATGGACGGCTTAGAGTGGAAACGTTCTAAATATTCTTGGCCTGTGCAACAGTTTTTGAAAGTTGCAGAATGGTTAGCAGCAAAATCGGGGGATTATCTGGTGGCAGATTCATTAGGAATTCAATCATTTTTAAAGAAAAAATATAAAAAAGAGTCTACTTATATAGCTTATGGTGCACATTTATTTGATTCACCAAACGAAGAAATTTTAAAGCAATACCAAGTCGAATCAGGTAACTATAACATGATTATGGCGCGATTTGAACCCGAAAACAACTTAGATATGGTGTTAGAAGGGGTAGCGTTAAACAATGAGGACCAAACTCCAATTTTAGTTATTGGAAAACACGAAACAAAATATGGTGCTTATCTAAAAGATAAATATAAAAATTATTCAAATATTCGATTTATCGGTGGTGTTTACAATTTAGAGCATTTAAATAATTTAAGATATTATAGTAATCTGTATTTTCACGGACATAGTGTTGGCGGAACTAACCCATCACTTTTAGAGGCAATGGCGTCTCAAGCATTGGTAATTGCTCATAACAACGATTTTAATAAAGGGGTACTCAAGGAAAACGCATATTATTTTTCAAACCCAACAGAGGTTAAAAAAATCTTAAATATTATTAAAAAAAGTGATAACTTGCACTTTATAAAAAACAATTATCAGGCAATAGCAAACGATTTTAATTGGGAAAAAATAAATGGCGATTATTTACAACTTTTTGAAAAATGTATGGAACAATCTTCTAAACGAAAGTAA
- a CDS encoding glycosyltransferase family 4 protein produces the protein MKKILFIHQSAELYGSDKTLLLLLKNLDKTKFKPIVILPFDGPLKEALESEKIEVVIAPVLKLYRKLFTPKNILGFFGDIKKAFKIINELHKKHQFDLIYSNTLAVLLGIMYAWKNNIQHLWHVHEIIEKPTLFKKGFIALLSLKCNNFIVYNSKATQTFWEANENISKKGIVIWNGIETNSLEINHNDVLDIRTNKFKLNSDEIVIALVGRISRWKGQMILLEAFQKLIKSRTDIKLVFVGAPPPNQENFQEDLEKKIAEYQLENNVLILPFQNEIQKIWQSIDIAVVPSTEPEPFGMVAIEAMLAQKPVVASNHGGLSEIVEDNKTGFLVQPNNQQELIFALEKLLQNQELRTQMGQNGFHRVIHQFSVEQYVQSFEKLFENIVV, from the coding sequence ATGAAAAAAATTCTTTTTATTCATCAATCGGCAGAACTTTATGGTTCAGACAAAACATTATTATTGTTGTTGAAAAATTTAGATAAAACTAAATTTAAGCCTATTGTAATTTTACCTTTCGATGGTCCTTTGAAAGAAGCATTGGAATCCGAAAAAATTGAAGTAGTAATTGCTCCAGTATTAAAATTATATAGAAAATTATTTACACCTAAGAACATTTTAGGATTTTTTGGCGATATTAAAAAAGCGTTTAAAATAATAAATGAGCTACATAAAAAGCATCAATTTGATCTTATTTATTCTAACACATTAGCTGTTTTATTAGGTATTATGTATGCTTGGAAAAACAACATCCAACATTTATGGCATGTGCATGAAATTATTGAGAAACCCACTTTGTTTAAAAAAGGTTTCATAGCTTTATTAAGTTTAAAGTGCAATAATTTTATTGTGTATAATTCAAAAGCAACTCAGACATTTTGGGAAGCTAATGAAAATATTTCCAAAAAAGGAATAGTAATTTGGAACGGAATAGAAACGAATTCTTTGGAAATTAATCACAATGATGTTTTAGATATAAGAACCAATAAATTCAAGCTAAATTCCGATGAAATTGTAATTGCTTTAGTAGGAAGGATAAGTAGATGGAAAGGCCAAATGATTTTGTTAGAAGCTTTTCAAAAATTAATTAAAAGCAGAACAGACATTAAGTTAGTATTCGTTGGTGCACCTCCACCAAATCAAGAAAACTTTCAAGAAGATTTAGAAAAAAAAATAGCGGAATATCAATTAGAAAATAATGTATTGATTTTGCCTTTTCAAAATGAAATTCAAAAGATATGGCAATCAATTGATATAGCTGTTGTTCCTTCAACAGAACCAGAGCCTTTTGGTATGGTTGCCATTGAAGCTATGTTGGCTCAAAAACCGGTTGTTGCCTCTAATCATGGTGGATTATCTGAAATAGTTGAAGACAATAAAACAGGCTTTTTAGTTCAACCAAATAACCAACAAGAATTGATTTTCGCTCTTGAAAAATTACTACAAAATCAAGAATTGAGAACACAAATGGGTCAAAATGGTTTTCATAGAGTAATCCATCAGTTTTCGGTTGAACAGTATGTGCAATCTTTTGAAAAATTATTTGAAAACATTGTTGTTTAA
- a CDS encoding O-antigen ligase family protein: MKLSLNKEFFYQLFFTFCVVIPFFNNYELSFISWLLALVLTFKKSYSASFLRYVSYFIFIFILAFIVGVFYQYRLYFVIRDITYLLKPILGLFIGYQFFNSQIKNPFKFLLYSGLAMAIIHLALVGYGIVFQGAKSVASIREYGGYFNDYEIYTFIILLFHKKFQVDLSTKRYRLFFIIMGLSTFFYLARTNFIQLVILFMAMKGWLILNKKSLTIIGTLIIASVLSYTAIYLYNPKRNGDSVNEFLYKIKLIPLEAFATKINRNDWKDFHDHYRSYENVRTIEQLTYNDSYILGEGIGSQVDLKQKVRLGDMDLRHISILHNGYMTVYLKAGIPGLLLLFGSIFYFFRKQSSVNDLDHNINLLFIGTGLFLIISYWVFMGFYNLLDSKSLLIGFLFSYKNHLRKITY; this comes from the coding sequence ATGAAATTATCTTTAAATAAAGAGTTTTTTTATCAATTGTTCTTTACTTTTTGTGTAGTTATTCCTTTTTTTAATAATTACGAATTATCATTTATTTCTTGGCTATTAGCTTTAGTCTTAACATTTAAAAAATCATATTCCGCATCCTTTTTACGATATGTATCGTATTTTATTTTCATTTTTATATTAGCTTTTATAGTTGGGGTTTTTTATCAATACCGTTTATATTTTGTAATTAGAGATATAACCTATTTATTAAAACCAATTTTAGGGCTTTTTATTGGGTATCAATTTTTTAATAGTCAAATTAAAAATCCTTTTAAGTTTTTATTATATTCTGGGTTAGCTATGGCTATAATTCATTTAGCTTTAGTTGGTTATGGAATTGTTTTTCAAGGAGCAAAAAGTGTGGCAAGCATTAGAGAATATGGTGGCTATTTTAATGATTACGAAATTTACACTTTTATTATTTTATTATTTCATAAGAAGTTTCAAGTTGATTTGTCTACTAAAAGATACAGATTGTTTTTTATCATTATGGGGCTTTCAACCTTTTTTTATTTAGCACGAACAAATTTTATTCAGCTGGTAATATTATTCATGGCGATGAAAGGTTGGTTGATACTTAATAAAAAATCATTAACCATCATTGGAACTCTTATAATAGCTTCAGTATTATCTTATACAGCTATTTATTTGTATAACCCTAAGCGAAATGGAGATAGCGTTAATGAATTTCTATACAAAATAAAATTAATTCCCTTAGAAGCTTTTGCAACTAAAATTAACAGAAATGATTGGAAAGATTTTCATGACCATTACCGTTCTTATGAAAATGTTCGAACTATAGAACAATTAACCTATAATGACTCTTATATTTTAGGTGAAGGAATTGGTTCGCAAGTTGATTTAAAACAAAAAGTTAGATTAGGCGATATGGATTTAAGACATATTTCTATATTGCATAATGGTTATATGACGGTTTATCTAAAAGCCGGAATCCCTGGATTATTATTACTTTTTGGCTCTATTTTTTATTTTTTTAGAAAACAATCAAGTGTAAACGATTTAGATCACAACATAAATTTATTATTTATTGGAACAGGTTTATTTCTCATTATTTCTTATTGGGTTTTTATGGGTTTTTATAACTTATTAGATTCTAAATCATTATTAATTGGATTTTTATTTTCTTATAAAAACCATTTGAGAAAAATTACTTATTAA
- a CDS encoding acyltransferase, protein MIKLIFQKSLNRAGKNYKIDPNIPSSLFMSSMFSRLIMVCRGYFWLYKKIFLGKNCKISNKRNIIFGSNITIENNVSIDGYSKNKLSFGNNVKIGAYSWISCTSHFSKYGEGITIGNNSAFGKFTEFGAAGGIQIGSDVIAGSYISFHSENHVFQDPSKLIREQGVTSKGILIGNNVWIGAKVTFLDGSKIGNNCVIAAGAVVNGEFPDNTVIGGVPAKIIKTITQ, encoded by the coding sequence ATGATTAAGTTAATATTTCAAAAATCACTTAATAGAGCAGGAAAAAACTATAAAATCGATCCCAATATTCCATCTAGTTTATTCATGTCAAGTATGTTTTCTAGATTAATAATGGTGTGTAGAGGATATTTTTGGTTGTATAAAAAGATTTTTTTAGGAAAAAATTGTAAAATTTCGAATAAACGTAATATTATTTTTGGAAGCAATATCACAATAGAAAACAACGTTAGTATAGATGGATATTCCAAAAATAAATTATCATTTGGCAATAATGTAAAAATAGGTGCTTACTCATGGATTTCTTGCACCAGTCATTTTTCTAAATATGGCGAAGGAATTACTATTGGAAACAATTCCGCTTTTGGGAAGTTTACCGAGTTTGGTGCGGCAGGTGGTATCCAAATTGGCAGTGATGTTATTGCAGGATCATATATTAGTTTTCATTCAGAAAATCATGTTTTTCAAGACCCTTCAAAATTGATAAGAGAACAAGGTGTTACATCAAAAGGTATCTTGATTGGAAACAATGTTTGGATTGGCGCCAAAGTTACTTTTTTAGATGGTTCAAAAATCGGAAATAATTGTGTGATTGCAGCTGGAGCTGTAGTAAATGGCGAGTTTCCTGATAATACAGTAATTGGCGGTGTGCCAGCCAAAATTATAAAAACAATAACTCAATGA
- a CDS encoding oligosaccharide flippase family protein, producing MLKIFNKILFHPQFHKLSIYGFGQLFNLVTPLLVVPYIVSVCGEENFGKTAVGMAIAFFLIVFIDFGSDIIGVREVSVNRDNPEVLNKIFTTTYAVKGIILLIVLTFATFIFFTFPYFKSEKIMFTLGLSVLIGQFLNPTWFLQGVENVKWITLVNIISKGIYLLGIFFTIKKETDYIYVNLWWGLGMIFSNFLILIWIIKKHRFSFLMVNKEEVFKHIRNDFSMFSSQIFVSLQLYAPVVLISYFGNNLMAGQYRIVEQIIVIFKTYIFLFFNYVFPRVCYLIETDFKRGLKNWIIYNGVNFVFVLISMALFHLFSYEIVAYFNPTNRYVLSNLLEVAVFIPLILAISVPLKQLILALNYKKFYVRLTSIMVAINLLAIVFLLPLFKVYGVFYSLIATDLMVIIFYIYQLKKNNKFHD from the coding sequence ATGCTAAAAATCTTCAATAAAATACTATTCCATCCGCAATTTCATAAACTTAGTATTTATGGTTTTGGTCAACTTTTCAATTTGGTTACTCCTCTATTGGTTGTTCCCTATATTGTATCAGTTTGTGGTGAAGAAAATTTTGGAAAAACAGCTGTAGGAATGGCGATTGCTTTTTTCTTAATTGTATTTATCGATTTTGGTTCTGACATTATTGGAGTTAGAGAAGTTTCTGTAAACAGAGATAATCCAGAAGTATTAAATAAAATTTTTACAACTACATATGCTGTAAAAGGGATTATTTTATTGATTGTTTTAACTTTTGCCACTTTTATTTTTTTTACATTTCCTTATTTCAAATCCGAAAAAATAATGTTTACCTTAGGACTTTCGGTATTAATAGGGCAATTTCTTAATCCCACATGGTTCTTACAAGGAGTTGAAAATGTAAAATGGATTACATTAGTTAATATTATATCAAAAGGAATATATTTATTAGGGATATTCTTTACTATAAAAAAAGAAACAGATTATATATACGTCAATTTATGGTGGGGTTTAGGAATGATTTTCTCAAACTTTTTAATCCTTATTTGGATTATTAAAAAACATCGATTCTCTTTTTTAATGGTAAATAAAGAAGAAGTTTTTAAACATATCAGAAATGACTTCTCTATGTTTTCATCTCAAATTTTCGTCTCATTACAATTATATGCACCAGTTGTTTTAATTAGTTATTTTGGAAATAATTTAATGGCAGGTCAATATAGAATAGTAGAACAAATTATTGTAATATTCAAAACATATATCTTTCTATTTTTTAATTATGTTTTCCCTAGAGTTTGTTATTTAATAGAAACAGATTTTAAAAGAGGATTAAAAAATTGGATAATTTATAATGGTGTAAATTTTGTTTTTGTTTTAATAAGCATGGCACTTTTTCATCTTTTCTCATACGAAATTGTAGCTTATTTTAATCCAACCAACAGATATGTTTTAAGTAATTTGCTGGAAGTAGCTGTATTTATTCCCTTAATCTTAGCCATTTCGGTTCCTTTAAAACAATTAATACTAGCTTTAAATTATAAAAAATTTTATGTCCGATTGACGTCAATTATGGTGGCAATTAACTTATTGGCTATCGTATTTTTACTTCCCTTATTTAAAGTTTATGGCGTTTTTTATTCTTTAATTGCAACAGATTTAATGGTTATAATTTTTTATATTTACCAATTAAAGAAAAACAACAAATTTCATGATTAA
- a CDS encoding glycosyltransferase, which translates to MKEKKLISVIVYLYNNENNILDFLFQITQQADLLFEQFELIIVNDCSNDNSVQKIKSAEFLKPFQVSVIQMSFHQGVELSMNAGLDFSTGDFVYEFDSVVIDYDIKLIEQSFRKILEGFDIVSVSPNSNEKFSSKIFYSTYNFFSKSKYKLRTDRFRILSRRAINRAFSISVNIPYRKAMYINSGLKINTLEYQKINNKKRITEKSYLRNKTAIDSLIIYTNLAFTISVSISLLLLFCTLSIIIYTVFIYFGKDKPIEGWTTIMLLLSGGFSGFFFLSAIIIKYLSLILELVFKKKSYIQENIEKI; encoded by the coding sequence ATGAAAGAAAAAAAATTAATATCAGTAATCGTTTATTTATATAACAATGAAAACAATATTCTGGATTTTTTATTTCAAATTACACAACAAGCAGATTTGTTATTTGAACAATTTGAATTAATAATTGTGAATGATTGTTCTAACGATAATTCTGTTCAAAAAATTAAATCGGCTGAATTTTTAAAACCATTTCAAGTTTCAGTTATTCAAATGAGTTTTCATCAAGGTGTCGAGTTGTCTATGAATGCAGGTTTAGATTTTTCCACTGGAGATTTCGTGTATGAGTTTGATAGTGTAGTAATTGATTACGATATTAAATTAATTGAACAATCTTTTCGAAAAATATTGGAAGGATTTGATATTGTATCGGTTTCACCAAATAGTAACGAAAAATTTTCTTCAAAAATTTTCTATTCTACTTATAATTTTTTCTCAAAATCAAAATACAAACTCCGAACAGATCGTTTTAGAATTTTATCTAGAAGAGCAATAAACAGAGCTTTTTCTATTAGTGTTAATATACCATACAGAAAGGCAATGTATATTAATAGTGGATTAAAAATTAACACTCTAGAGTATCAAAAAATAAATAATAAAAAAAGAATAACTGAAAAAAGTTATTTAAGAAACAAAACAGCAATAGATTCTTTGATTATTTATACGAATTTGGCGTTCACAATTTCAGTTAGTATTTCATTATTATTATTGTTTTGTACACTAAGCATAATTATTTACACTGTCTTTATATATTTTGGTAAAGATAAACCAATTGAAGGATGGACAACAATTATGCTATTGTTGTCAGGAGGTTTCTCGGGTTTTTTCTTTTTAAGTGCAATAATTATCAAGTATTTATCTTTAATTTTGGAATTAGTTTTTAAGAAAAAATCATACATTCAAGAAAATATTGAAAAAATCTAA
- a CDS encoding FAD-dependent oxidoreductase, with protein sequence MQKFDKIIIGAGLYGLYAALFCAKRGENVLVFEHDEEAFSRATYINQARVHMGYHYPRSYTTAKKSADYYDRFIEDYNFCIHNTFDKIYAISKNFSWTNATQFKKFCADTDILCKPINIDEYFKEEFCEGAYLSKECTYDAMILKKYFLDQLDKYNNVEIQYNTHITHVQKDAEFYQLTTNHDKQYASDFVLNTTYASVNQVLQLFNEEPLKIKYELCEVILCKVSDNLKNIGVTMMDGPFFSLMPFGQTGYHSLTAVNYTPHKTSYSFLPEFDCQKLSNKTCSSSKLGNCNICVAKPKTSWPYMLALAKKYLNDDITIEYVESLFSIKPILQESEIDDSRPTVIKEFTKKPKLVSVLSGKINTVYDLDLILSNKE encoded by the coding sequence ATGCAAAAATTTGATAAAATAATAATTGGTGCAGGCTTGTACGGTCTTTATGCAGCTCTATTTTGTGCAAAGAGAGGTGAAAATGTACTTGTTTTTGAACATGATGAAGAAGCATTTTCGAGAGCTACATATATCAATCAAGCTCGTGTTCATATGGGATACCATTATCCGAGGTCTTATACAACAGCAAAAAAATCAGCAGACTATTACGACAGATTTATTGAGGATTACAACTTTTGTATACATAACACCTTTGATAAAATTTATGCCATTTCTAAGAATTTTTCATGGACAAATGCAACCCAATTTAAAAAATTTTGTGCCGATACAGATATTTTATGTAAACCCATAAATATTGATGAATATTTTAAAGAAGAATTTTGTGAAGGGGCATATTTATCTAAAGAATGTACTTATGATGCCATGATTTTAAAAAAATATTTTTTAGATCAATTAGATAAGTATAATAATGTAGAAATTCAATATAATACTCATATTACACATGTTCAAAAAGATGCAGAATTTTATCAACTTACAACAAATCATGACAAACAATATGCGTCGGATTTTGTTTTAAATACAACTTATGCGTCTGTAAATCAAGTATTACAACTTTTTAACGAAGAACCTTTAAAAATTAAATATGAACTTTGTGAGGTTATACTTTGTAAGGTTAGTGATAATTTAAAAAATATTGGTGTTACAATGATGGATGGCCCATTTTTTTCATTAATGCCTTTTGGACAAACTGGTTATCATTCTTTAACAGCTGTAAATTATACACCACATAAAACATCTTATTCCTTTTTGCCAGAATTTGATTGTCAAAAACTAAGCAATAAAACATGTAGTAGTAGTAAATTAGGTAATTGTAATATTTGTGTTGCAAAGCCTAAGACCTCTTGGCCTTATATGTTGGCGCTAGCAAAAAAATATTTGAATGATGATATTACTATTGAATATGTAGAATCTTTATTCTCTATCAAACCCATTTTACAAGAATCTGAAATTGATGATTCAAGACCAACAGTTATAAAAGAGTTCACAAAAAAACCTAAATTAGTATCTGTTTTGTCAGGAAAAATTAATACAGTTTATGATTTAGACCTTATTTTATCTAATAAAGAATAA
- a CDS encoding glycosyltransferase family 2 protein, producing MFSKTNEAIYGVPKFLSTEIDERKTKYCLCIPIINEGERIHKQLQRAQQHGIDKLVDIIICDGDSTDGSTEINTLKELGVNTLLIKKDTGKQGAQLRMGFWFALERGYDGIITIDGNNKDSIESVSLFIEKLEEGFDFIQGSRYVAGGKAINTPKIRHFAVKFIHSPLISLTARHRFTDSTNAFRCYSKKYLTHTKVQPFRPIFTTYELLAFLSVRASQLGLKVGEVPVERKYPESGKVPTKISFFKGNFNLIKILVANLFGKYNP from the coding sequence ATGTTTTCAAAAACTAACGAAGCAATTTATGGTGTTCCTAAGTTTCTTTCTACTGAAATAGACGAAAGAAAAACAAAATATTGTTTGTGTATTCCCATTATAAATGAAGGAGAACGCATCCACAAACAGTTGCAAAGAGCACAACAACACGGAATTGACAAATTAGTTGATATTATTATTTGTGATGGCGATTCTACTGATGGTTCAACCGAAATAAATACATTAAAAGAATTGGGAGTTAATACTCTTCTGATAAAAAAGGATACCGGAAAACAAGGTGCTCAATTGCGAATGGGTTTTTGGTTTGCCCTAGAAAGAGGATATGATGGTATTATAACTATCGACGGGAATAACAAGGATAGTATTGAATCGGTTTCATTATTTATTGAAAAATTAGAAGAAGGATTTGATTTTATTCAAGGTTCAAGATACGTTGCAGGAGGAAAAGCAATTAATACGCCAAAAATTAGACATTTTGCGGTAAAATTTATTCACTCTCCTCTAATATCTTTAACGGCTCGTCATCGTTTCACAGATTCAACAAATGCTTTTAGATGTTATTCAAAAAAATATTTGACTCATACTAAAGTACAACCATTTCGACCTATTTTTACTACCTATGAATTACTTGCTTTTTTATCGGTAAGAGCATCGCAGTTAGGTTTAAAAGTTGGAGAAGTTCCAGTAGAGCGTAAATATCCTGAAAGTGGAAAAGTGCCTACAAAAATTAGTTTTTTTAAAGGAAATTTCAACTTGATAAAGATTCTAGTTGCTAATTTATTTGGGAAATATAACCCATAA
- a CDS encoding sugar phosphate isomerase/epimerase family protein, whose amino-acid sequence MKVTISNIAWQPENDAEMYAFLKEKKCAGIEIAPTRIFPEKPYSDLEKVADFRDDLNVNYGLQVVSMQSICYGRNEAIFSSEEERNSLLDYIKEAIDFASVLGCKNLVFGSPKNRNINPNQEEIAISYFSEIGKYASQKNTVFAFEPNPVIYGTNFVNTTNQALDFAKACNVEGLKVNFDLGTVIYNEESLAIIENNLKWINHVHISEPYLEEIQHRLLHEELASILRKGKYANYISIEMKGGSELEKIKDIIQYTQDVFKN is encoded by the coding sequence ATGAAAGTAACCATTTCAAATATCGCATGGCAACCCGAAAATGATGCAGAAATGTATGCTTTTCTGAAGGAAAAAAAGTGTGCTGGAATCGAAATTGCCCCAACCCGAATTTTTCCAGAAAAGCCGTATTCTGATTTAGAAAAAGTGGCTGATTTTAGAGACGATTTGAATGTAAATTATGGTTTACAAGTGGTTTCTATGCAATCGATTTGTTATGGCAGAAACGAAGCTATATTTTCATCAGAAGAAGAACGAAATTCTTTGTTAGATTATATTAAAGAAGCTATCGATTTTGCATCGGTTTTGGGATGTAAAAATTTAGTTTTCGGTTCGCCCAAAAACAGAAATATCAATCCAAATCAAGAAGAAATTGCCATTTCATATTTTTCAGAAATTGGAAAATATGCATCCCAAAAAAATACCGTTTTTGCTTTCGAACCTAATCCAGTTATTTATGGAACCAATTTCGTAAACACCACTAATCAAGCGTTAGATTTTGCTAAAGCGTGTAATGTGGAAGGATTAAAAGTAAACTTTGATTTAGGAACCGTAATTTATAACGAAGAAAGTTTAGCTATTATAGAAAACAATTTAAAATGGATTAATCATGTTCATATAAGTGAACCCTATTTAGAAGAAATTCAGCATCGATTACTACATGAAGAATTAGCTTCTATTTTACGAAAAGGAAAATATGCCAATTATATTTCAATTGAAATGAAAGGCGGAAGTGAATTAGAAAAAATTAAAGACATAATACAATATACTCAAGATGTTTTCAAAAACTAA